From a single Rutidosis leptorrhynchoides isolate AG116_Rl617_1_P2 chromosome 5, CSIRO_AGI_Rlap_v1, whole genome shotgun sequence genomic region:
- the LOC139850563 gene encoding cathecol O-methyltransferase 1-like, which yields MQLVTCSSLPMVMLSVIKLKVLDSIAEAGPDVQLSAHKIASRLSIPNPGAADMIDRMLFLLASHKIVTCTRVDTDLKPVRVYGLTPVAKYFVPNENGISLGPLMELVQGQVFIESWYKLKDCVLEGGIPFDMVHGANTFELPAINASFNEIFNKSMVHHSTFVMTEILKCYDGFDQLSSLVDVGGGLGITINMIVSKYPSIKGINYDLPHVLKHAPKYHGIEHVGGDMFHHVPQAAAIFMKWILHDWSNEHCVKLLRNCYKALPDNGKVIAVDAILPLIPDSSVWVQANTNTDAIMMTQDPGGRERTEDEFLALAKEAGFSRITKEAFACNFWVIEFHK from the exons ATGCAATTGGTTACGTGCTCATCGTTGCCAATGGTGATGCTAAGCGTAATCAAGCTCAAAGTCCTGGACTCAATAGCAGAGGCCGGACCAGATGTCCAACTCTCTGCTCATAAGATAGCGAGTCGTTTGTCAATCCCTAACCCTGGTGCCGCAGACATGATTGACCGAATGCTATTTTTGCTTGCTAGCCATAAGATTGTTACTTGCACTAGAGTGGATACTGACTTGAAGCCAGTTAGAGTTTATGGGCTTACACCTGTTGCCAAATACTTTGTCCCGAATGAAAACGGAATATCACTAGGTCCGCTTATGGAGTTGGTACAAGGCCAAGTGTTTATCGAAAGTTG GTACAAGCTTAAGGATTGTGTTCTTGAAGGAGGTATTCCATTTGACATGGTTCATGGTGCAAATACATTTGAATTACCGGCAATCAATGCAAGTTTTAATGAGATTTTCAACAAGTCCATGGTTCACCATAGTACCTTCGTGATGACCGAAATTCTCAAGTGCTACGATGGTTTTGATCAACTTAGTAGTTTGGTTGATGTTGGAGGTGGATTAGGAATCACCATCAATATGATTGTATCCAAATACCCTTCTATTAAAGGGATTAACTATGATTTGCCACATGTGCTAAAACATGCACCAAAGTATCATG GTATAGAACATGTAGGAGGAGATATGTTTCATCATGTACCACAAGCTGCAGCCATTTTCATGAAG TGGATATTACATGATTGGAGTAATGAACACTGTGTGAAGCTACTACGCAACTGCTATAAAGCTTTGCCGGATAATGGAAAGGTTATCGCTGTCGATGCGATTCTCCCGTTGATACCAGATTCAAGCGTTTGGGTTCAAGCCAATACCAATACAGATGCAATCATGATGACACAAGATCCAGGAGGAAGGGAGCGCACCGAGGACGAGTTTCTTGCATTGGCAAAAGAGGCCGGATTTAGTAGAATCACAAAGGAAGCCTTTGCTTGCAATTTCTGGGTTATTGAATTCCATAAGTAG